Proteins encoded by one window of Xanthomonas sp. DAR 80977:
- a CDS encoding TetR/AcrR family transcriptional regulator: MRVRTEAKREAIVEAAAEVFLEAGFEGASMTQIATRAGSSKRTLYGYFPSKEELFVAVAHSVAIQFMDPILAALTQSTDDLPTALQRMGEDTLAFLCSAQSVQVWQTIIGVSGRSDIGLLFFESGPDHGMHRLGVFLQTQMDLGRLRRADPTIAARHLAGLLEAETLMPCLFGALKNPSPGYLREATRRALQVFFGGYGA, encoded by the coding sequence ATGCGCGTCAGGACCGAAGCCAAACGCGAGGCGATCGTCGAGGCGGCCGCCGAGGTGTTCCTGGAGGCCGGCTTCGAGGGCGCCTCGATGACCCAGATCGCCACCCGCGCCGGCAGCTCCAAACGCACCCTGTACGGCTATTTCCCGTCCAAGGAGGAGCTGTTCGTGGCGGTGGCGCACAGCGTGGCGATCCAGTTCATGGATCCGATCCTGGCCGCGCTGACCCAGTCCACGGACGATCTGCCGACCGCGTTGCAGCGCATGGGCGAGGACACCCTGGCGTTCCTGTGCTCGGCGCAGTCGGTGCAGGTGTGGCAGACCATCATCGGCGTGTCCGGCCGCTCGGACATCGGCCTGCTGTTCTTCGAGAGCGGCCCGGACCACGGCATGCACCGCCTGGGCGTGTTCCTGCAGACGCAGATGGACCTGGGCCGCCTGCGCCGCGCCGACCCGACCATCGCCGCCCGCCACCTGGCCGGGCTGCTCGAAGCGGAAACGCTGATGCCGTGCCTGTTCGGCGCACTGAAGAACCCTTCGCCGGGCTACCTGCGCGAGGCGACGCGCCGCGCGCTGCAGGTGTTCTTCGGGGGCTATGGGGCTTAG
- the adeC gene encoding AdeC/AdeK/OprM family multidrug efflux complex outer membrane factor, protein MSRSLSSALALAVSAALAGCSLMPAYERPAAPVPAQFDGAAPADAQAGSVPVADIGWRAVFTDPKLQQVIELALDNNRDLRVAALNIDQAWAQYRVQRADLAPGVDLGGSGSGSRTPGDLSGTGQPLVAHSYSATLGISAYELDLFGRVRSLKEQALQQFLSTTEAQRSTHISLVAQVATAYLTLAADQDLLRLAQDTLTSQGESYRLQQRSFELGAASALTLRQAQTTVESARVDVERYTAQVAQDRNALRLLAGTEVPGELLPTALPDSASADANVLAGIPAGLPSELLQRRPDILEAERTLQAANANIGAARAAFYPSISLTASAGSASAGLSGLFKGGSGSWSFAPSISLPIFDGGRNRANLDVAKVQRDIDVANYEKAIQTAFREVSDALAERNTLGRQLQAQQALVDASADSYRLSQARFERGVDSYLGALDAQRTLYSAEQTLINTRLSRFTNLVTFYKALGGGWVEMATSADATASVDR, encoded by the coding sequence ATGTCCCGTTCCCTGTCTTCCGCACTGGCGCTGGCGGTGTCCGCCGCGCTCGCCGGCTGCAGCCTGATGCCGGCCTACGAACGCCCGGCGGCGCCGGTGCCGGCGCAGTTCGACGGCGCCGCGCCGGCCGATGCGCAGGCCGGCAGCGTGCCCGTCGCCGACATCGGCTGGCGCGCGGTGTTCACCGATCCCAAGCTGCAGCAGGTGATCGAGCTGGCGCTGGACAACAACCGCGACCTGCGCGTGGCCGCGCTCAATATCGACCAGGCCTGGGCGCAGTACCGGGTGCAGCGCGCCGACCTGGCGCCGGGCGTGGACCTGGGCGGCAGCGGCAGCGGCTCGCGCACCCCGGGCGACCTGTCCGGCACCGGGCAACCGCTGGTGGCGCACAGCTACAGCGCCACGCTCGGCATCAGCGCCTACGAGCTGGACCTGTTCGGCCGCGTGCGCAGCCTCAAGGAACAGGCGCTGCAGCAGTTCCTGTCCACCACCGAGGCGCAGCGCAGCACCCACATCAGCCTGGTCGCGCAGGTGGCCACCGCCTACCTGACCCTGGCCGCCGACCAGGACCTGCTGCGCCTGGCGCAGGACACGCTGACCAGCCAGGGCGAGAGCTATCGGCTGCAGCAGCGCAGTTTCGAACTCGGTGCGGCCTCGGCGCTGACCTTGCGGCAGGCGCAGACCACGGTGGAAAGCGCGCGGGTGGACGTGGAGCGCTACACCGCGCAGGTGGCGCAGGACCGCAATGCGCTGCGCCTGCTGGCCGGCACCGAGGTGCCGGGCGAACTGCTGCCGACCGCGCTGCCGGACAGCGCCAGCGCCGACGCCAACGTGTTGGCCGGCATTCCGGCCGGGTTGCCGTCGGAACTGCTGCAACGGCGCCCGGACATCCTGGAGGCCGAGCGCACCCTGCAGGCGGCGAACGCCAACATCGGCGCCGCGCGCGCCGCGTTCTATCCGAGCATCAGCCTCACCGCGTCGGCGGGCAGCGCCAGCGCCGGCCTGTCCGGCCTGTTCAAGGGCGGCTCCGGCAGCTGGAGCTTCGCGCCCAGCATCTCGCTGCCGATCTTCGACGGCGGCCGCAACCGCGCCAACCTCGACGTGGCCAAGGTGCAGCGCGACATCGACGTGGCCAACTACGAGAAGGCGATCCAGACCGCGTTCCGCGAGGTCTCCGATGCGCTGGCCGAGCGCAACACGCTGGGCCGCCAGCTGCAGGCGCAACAGGCGCTGGTGGACGCGTCCGCCGACAGCTACCGGCTGTCGCAGGCGCGCTTCGAGCGCGGCGTGGACAGCTACCTCGGCGCGCTGGACGCGCAGCGCACGCTGTACAGCGCCGAGCAGACCCTGATCAACACGCGGCTGTCGCGCTTCACCAACCTGGTGACCTTCTACAAGGCGCTGGGCGGCGGCTGGGTGGAGATGGCCACGTCCGCGGATGCGACGGCATCGGTGGACCGCTAG
- a CDS encoding MFS transporter, translating into MSAAAPHAQAGRHWGLLIVASATLMLTMGARQTTGLFVEPIHRSSGVGIAAISFALAVGQFVWGAVQPVFGAIADQRGPLPVLWLGGVLLALGLGLAPWLPSEWGLIVSLGLLAAAGAGAGSFSVLIGATAHRLAPEQRSFAAGLINAGGSLGQFLFAPLVQWMIGAAGWAMAMTGMAALSLLTLPLAWPLRRKGQAQVATTTATAAAPDGGLRAQLRIALRDRSYWCLHLGFFTCGVHIAFLVTHLPGEIALCGLAPSVSAIAIALIGLFNVAGSLIAGKLGERVRMKWLLLAMYASRAVLIALYLLAPPTPLTFYLFAAALGFTWLATVPPTAGLIGKLFGPRYLGTLFGLTLLSHQIGGFFGAWLGGVALERFGNYQWMWYADMALAVAAALVNLPIREPRPLVAARPA; encoded by the coding sequence ATGAGCGCCGCCGCGCCGCACGCGCAGGCCGGCCGCCACTGGGGCCTGCTGATCGTCGCGTCGGCGACGCTGATGCTGACCATGGGCGCGCGCCAGACCACCGGCCTGTTCGTCGAGCCGATCCATCGCAGCAGCGGCGTCGGCATCGCCGCGATCAGCTTCGCGCTGGCGGTCGGCCAGTTCGTGTGGGGCGCGGTGCAGCCGGTGTTCGGCGCCATCGCCGACCAGCGCGGTCCGCTGCCGGTGCTGTGGCTGGGCGGCGTGTTGCTGGCGCTGGGCCTGGGCCTGGCGCCGTGGCTGCCGAGCGAATGGGGCCTGATCGTCAGCCTGGGCCTGCTCGCCGCGGCCGGCGCCGGTGCCGGCAGCTTCTCGGTGCTGATCGGCGCCACCGCGCATCGCCTCGCGCCGGAACAGCGCTCGTTCGCCGCCGGACTGATCAACGCCGGCGGTTCGCTCGGCCAGTTCCTGTTCGCACCGCTGGTGCAATGGATGATCGGCGCCGCCGGCTGGGCGATGGCCATGACCGGCATGGCGGCGCTGTCGCTGCTGACCCTGCCGCTGGCCTGGCCGCTGCGCCGCAAGGGCCAGGCGCAGGTCGCGACCACGACCGCGACGGCGGCCGCGCCCGACGGCGGGCTGCGCGCGCAGCTGCGCATCGCCCTGCGCGACCGCAGCTATTGGTGCCTGCACCTGGGTTTCTTCACCTGCGGCGTGCACATCGCCTTCCTGGTGACGCACCTGCCCGGGGAAATCGCGTTGTGCGGGCTGGCGCCCAGCGTCTCGGCCATCGCCATCGCGCTGATCGGCCTGTTCAATGTCGCCGGCAGCCTGATCGCCGGCAAGCTCGGCGAGCGCGTGCGCATGAAGTGGCTGCTGCTGGCGATGTACGCCAGCCGCGCGGTGCTGATCGCCCTGTACCTGCTCGCGCCGCCGACGCCGCTGACCTTCTACCTGTTCGCTGCCGCGCTCGGCTTCACCTGGTTGGCGACGGTCCCGCCCACCGCCGGCCTGATCGGCAAGCTGTTCGGGCCGCGCTACCTGGGCACGCTGTTCGGCCTGACCCTGCTGTCGCACCAGATCGGCGGCTTCTTCGGCGCCTGGCTCGGCGGCGTGGCGCTGGAGCGCTTCGGCAACTACCAGTGGATGTGGTACGCCGACATGGCCCTGGCCGTGGCCGCAGCGCTGGTCAACCTGCCGATCCGGGAACCGCGGCCGCTGGTGGCCGCGCGGCCCGCCTAA
- a CDS encoding winged helix-turn-helix domain-containing protein, whose product MPNTRTASFPIAAARARALWLDAQRLTTPEPFGAGAEAVRQATAHLGYVQIDTIHVIERSHHHVLYSRIPAYRRQDLEQAQAQDKSVFEYWTHALAYVPVADYRMYVAQMARYRAQADAAGTVDPADYARLLRRIRNDGPLSIRDIDDDVLVEKTHPWGSRKPSRTALRYGFFSGDLVVGQRSGMLKTYELAARHFGWTRRPRPASDMQHAQYLLRRALRSQGLVGVDSICYGNAGAKPAVRALIAAAVAARRLLPVHLQGQEQAALWAEPALLEHAPPVPDAAVAHLLSPFDPLVIQRKRLQQFFGYEHRFEAYVPAAQRVLGYFALPVLVGDRIVAALDLKMDRQAGRLLIQKWTWLVPQRPALKTAIDAALQRFERFHLH is encoded by the coding sequence ATGCCGAACACACGCACCGCCTCGTTCCCGATCGCCGCCGCGCGGGCGCGCGCGCTGTGGCTGGATGCGCAGCGGCTGACCACCCCGGAACCGTTCGGCGCGGGCGCCGAGGCGGTACGCCAGGCCACCGCGCACCTGGGCTACGTGCAGATCGACACCATCCACGTGATCGAGCGCAGCCACCACCACGTGCTGTACAGCCGCATCCCCGCCTACCGCAGGCAGGACCTGGAGCAGGCGCAGGCGCAGGACAAGTCGGTGTTCGAGTACTGGACGCATGCGCTGGCCTATGTGCCGGTCGCCGACTACCGCATGTACGTGGCGCAGATGGCGCGCTACCGCGCGCAGGCGGATGCGGCCGGCACGGTGGATCCCGCCGACTACGCCAGGCTGCTGCGGCGCATCCGCAACGACGGGCCGTTGTCGATCCGCGATATCGACGACGACGTGCTGGTCGAGAAGACCCATCCCTGGGGCAGCCGCAAGCCCTCGCGCACCGCCTTGCGTTACGGTTTCTTCAGCGGCGACCTGGTGGTCGGCCAGCGCAGCGGCATGCTCAAGACCTACGAACTGGCCGCGCGCCATTTCGGCTGGACACGGCGTCCGCGCCCGGCCAGCGACATGCAGCACGCGCAGTACCTGTTGCGACGCGCGCTGCGCTCACAAGGCCTCGTCGGCGTGGATTCGATCTGCTACGGCAATGCCGGCGCCAAGCCGGCGGTACGCGCGCTGATCGCCGCCGCGGTCGCCGCCAGGCGCCTGCTGCCGGTGCATCTGCAAGGGCAGGAGCAGGCCGCGCTGTGGGCGGAACCGGCGCTGCTGGAGCACGCGCCGCCGGTGCCGGACGCCGCCGTCGCGCATCTGCTGTCCCCGTTCGATCCGCTGGTGATCCAGCGCAAGCGGCTGCAGCAGTTCTTCGGCTACGAGCATCGCTTCGAGGCCTACGTGCCGGCGGCGCAGCGGGTGCTCGGCTACTTCGCGCTGCCGGTGCTGGTCGGCGACCGCATCGTCGCCGCGCTCGACCTGAAGATGGACCGCCAGGCGGGCAGGCTGCTGATCCAGAAATGGACCTGGCTGGTGCCGCAGCGGCCCGCGCTGAAGACGGCGATCGACGCGGCGCTGCAGCGCTTCGAGCGCTTTCACCTGCACTAG
- a CDS encoding efflux RND transporter periplasmic adaptor subunit: MRPVLSSRLPLALAVAATLLLSACGSPPGGPPPQEGTPEMGVLTVATRPVALTTELPGRTLPYLIADVRPQVNGIIQARKFREGGEVKAGETLYQIDPATYRATYDSYVAALGKAQATLRTARLKAERYRELVKVSAISKQDNDDADAALGQAEADVAAAKANVESARINLAYARVDAPISGRIGKSSVTAGALVTASQSTALATIQQLDPIYVDVTQPSASLLRLKQALASGELEKADATAAKVSLLLEDGSPYPLQGRLEFSDVTVDQNTGSITVRAVFPNPNADLLPGMYVRAVLQEGTKDQAILVPQQAVSRNGAGKPTAYVVGADHKLQLRVLETDRTVGDQWLVRSGLKPGEQLVVDGLSRAQPGATVKTVPWQPKAANAAPAAAAPAAAAATPRAAN, encoded by the coding sequence GTGCGCCCTGTCCTGTCCTCTCGTCTACCGCTGGCCCTGGCCGTGGCGGCCACCCTGCTGCTGAGCGCGTGCGGTTCGCCCCCGGGCGGCCCGCCGCCGCAGGAGGGCACGCCGGAGATGGGCGTGCTCACCGTCGCCACCCGGCCGGTCGCGCTGACCACCGAACTGCCCGGGCGCACGCTGCCGTACCTGATCGCCGACGTGCGGCCGCAGGTGAACGGCATCATCCAGGCGCGCAAGTTCCGCGAAGGCGGCGAGGTCAAGGCCGGCGAGACGCTGTACCAGATCGATCCGGCCACCTATCGCGCCACCTACGACAGCTACGTGGCCGCGCTGGGCAAGGCCCAGGCCACGCTGCGCACCGCGCGGCTGAAGGCCGAGCGCTACCGCGAACTGGTCAAGGTCTCGGCGATCAGCAAGCAGGACAACGACGATGCCGACGCCGCGCTGGGCCAGGCCGAGGCCGACGTCGCCGCGGCCAAGGCCAACGTGGAGAGCGCGCGCATCAACCTGGCCTATGCGCGGGTGGATGCGCCGATTTCCGGGCGCATCGGCAAGTCCAGCGTGACCGCCGGCGCGCTCGTCACCGCCAGCCAGTCCACGGCGCTGGCCACGATCCAGCAGCTGGACCCGATCTACGTCGACGTCACCCAGCCCAGCGCCTCGCTGCTGCGGCTCAAGCAGGCGCTGGCCAGCGGCGAGCTGGAAAAGGCCGACGCCACCGCGGCCAAGGTGTCGCTGCTGCTGGAGGACGGCAGCCCGTATCCGTTGCAGGGACGGCTGGAGTTCTCCGACGTCACCGTCGACCAGAACACCGGCTCCATCACCGTGCGCGCGGTGTTCCCCAATCCCAACGCTGACCTGTTGCCCGGCATGTACGTGCGCGCGGTGCTGCAGGAGGGGACCAAGGACCAGGCGATCCTGGTGCCGCAGCAGGCGGTGTCGCGCAACGGCGCGGGCAAGCCGACCGCGTACGTGGTCGGCGCCGACCACAAGCTGCAGCTGCGGGTGCTGGAGACCGATCGCACGGTCGGCGACCAGTGGCTGGTGCGCAGCGGGCTCAAGCCCGGCGAGCAGCTGGTGGTCGACGGCCTGTCGCGGGCGCAGCCCGGGGCGACGGTCAAGACCGTGCCGTGGCAGCCCAAGGCCGCGAACGCGGCGCCCGCGGCTGCCGCGCCCGCTGCCGCCGCGGCCACGCCGCGCGCGGCGAACTGA
- a CDS encoding TetR/AcrR family transcriptional regulator, which translates to MPPQTAVPARARRRAHGAAREKRAAILHAARQLFSRNGFDNTNMDAIAACADVSKATVYAHFANKDALFRATVDAMVGEMPDRWDALLASGGPLQLRLTAVAHDLMQMTAAPMLQAIHRMLALSTQLSLQRADTYWDLCFERYDRAMQRFLRAEIRQGSLAIADVAQASAQFFGLIASASVLRGLLTGAPFVPQRPGAECVESAVALFVRGYRAEANPAPAPRRRIAAGRA; encoded by the coding sequence ATGCCGCCGCAGACGGCCGTGCCCGCGCGGGCGCGGCGGCGCGCCCACGGCGCCGCGCGCGAGAAGCGCGCCGCGATCCTGCACGCGGCGCGGCAACTGTTTTCCCGCAACGGCTTCGACAACACCAACATGGACGCCATCGCCGCCTGCGCGGACGTATCCAAGGCCACCGTCTATGCGCATTTCGCCAACAAGGACGCGTTGTTCCGTGCCACCGTGGACGCGATGGTGGGCGAGATGCCGGACCGCTGGGATGCGCTGCTCGCCAGCGGCGGGCCGCTGCAGCTGCGGCTGACCGCGGTGGCGCACGACCTCATGCAGATGACGGCCGCGCCGATGCTGCAGGCGATCCATCGCATGCTCGCGCTGTCCACGCAGTTGTCGCTGCAGCGTGCCGATACGTATTGGGACCTGTGTTTCGAGCGCTACGATCGCGCCATGCAGCGATTCCTGCGCGCCGAGATCCGGCAGGGCAGCCTGGCGATCGCCGACGTGGCGCAGGCGTCCGCGCAGTTCTTCGGCTTGATCGCCAGCGCGTCGGTGTTGCGCGGCTTGCTGACCGGCGCGCCGTTCGTGCCGCAGCGGCCGGGCGCGGAGTGCGTGGAAAGCGCGGTCGCGCTGTTCGTGCGCGGCTATCGCGCGGAGGCGAACCCGGCGCCGGCACCGCGCAGGCGCATTGCCGCCGGCAGGGCTTAG
- a CDS encoding efflux RND transporter permease subunit, whose translation MARFFIDRPIFAWVLAIIVMLAGILSVVTLPIAQYPSIAPPAVAITANYPGASAKTLEDTVTQVIEQKMKGLDHLSYMASTSESSGQVTITLTFDNGTDPDTAQVQVQNKLSLATPLLPQEVQQQGVTVTKSATNFLNVLAFTSEDGSMSDSDLSDYVAANVQEAISRVEGVGDTTLFGSQYAMRIWLDPNKLSNFSLTPLDVKTAIQAQNAQVSAGQLGALPAAANQQLNATITAQTRLKTAAEFEDILLRTQSDGSQVRLRDVARIELGSESYNTVGRYNGKPAAGLAIKLATGANALDTVKAIDASMAEQEKFFPPGMKVQKPYDTTPFVRISIEEVVRTLIEAVVLVFLVMYLFLQNFRATLIPTIAVPVVLLGTFGVLAVFGFTINTLTLFAMVLAIGLLVDDAIVVVENVERVMNEEQLPPKEATRKSMGQITGALVGVALVLAAVFVPMAFFGGSTGVIYRQFSITIVAAMTLSVLVAMVLTPALCATLLKPAKQHGMATTGFFGWFNRVFDRGNGRYQGIVRHMLGKGWRYMIAYAVLLALVVVGFMKLPVGFLPDEDQGTLFALVQLPPGATAARTDAVIRQVEQHFLVEQKDSVAGIFAVSGFSFAGSGQNVGFAFVKLRPWDERTGKGQSVTEVAAKAGKFFAGIRDAKVFAFAPPAVSELGNATGFDLMLQDRANLGHAALMQARNQLLAELSQDKRLVAVRPNGQEDTPEFKLDIDPHKAETLGLSISDINSTFSSAWGSTYVNDFIDKGRVKKVMLQADAPYRMLPEDIDRWYVRNSAGTMVAFNSFANASWSMGSPRLERYNSVPSVEILGMAMPGAASSGEALAIVEAAAAKLPPGIGYEWTGLSRQEKASSGQTGLLYGLSILIVFLCLAALYESWAIPFAVILVVPLGVLGALLGAVLTWKMNDVYFQVGLLTTIGLASKNAILIVEFARELHESGKSLVESALEAARMRLRPILMTSLAFILGVVPLVLGSGAGAGAQHALGTAVIGGMLSGTVLAIFFVPLFFVLVCGLFKRRAGTPDDPSAARVAEGA comes from the coding sequence ATGGCACGCTTCTTCATCGATCGCCCGATCTTCGCCTGGGTGCTGGCCATCATCGTGATGCTGGCCGGCATCCTCTCCGTCGTCACCCTGCCCATCGCGCAATACCCGAGCATCGCCCCGCCGGCCGTGGCGATCACCGCCAACTACCCCGGCGCCTCGGCCAAGACCCTCGAGGACACCGTCACCCAGGTCATCGAGCAGAAGATGAAGGGCCTGGACCACCTGAGCTACATGGCCTCCACCAGCGAGTCCAGTGGCCAGGTCACCATCACCCTGACCTTCGACAACGGCACCGATCCGGACACCGCGCAGGTGCAGGTGCAGAACAAGCTGTCGCTGGCCACGCCGCTGCTGCCGCAAGAAGTGCAGCAGCAGGGCGTGACCGTGACCAAGTCGGCGACCAACTTCCTCAACGTGCTGGCCTTCACCTCCGAAGACGGCAGCATGAGCGACTCGGACCTGTCCGACTACGTGGCCGCCAACGTGCAGGAAGCGATCAGCCGCGTCGAAGGCGTCGGCGACACCACCCTGTTCGGCTCGCAGTACGCGATGCGGATCTGGCTGGACCCGAACAAGCTGAGCAATTTCAGCCTGACCCCGCTGGATGTGAAGACCGCGATCCAGGCGCAGAACGCGCAGGTCTCGGCAGGCCAGCTCGGCGCCTTGCCGGCCGCCGCCAACCAGCAGCTCAACGCCACCATCACCGCGCAGACGCGGCTGAAGACCGCCGCCGAGTTCGAGGACATCCTGCTGCGCACGCAGTCCGACGGCTCGCAGGTGCGCCTGCGCGACGTGGCCCGGATCGAGCTGGGCAGCGAGAGCTACAACACCGTCGGCCGCTACAACGGCAAGCCCGCCGCCGGCCTGGCGATCAAGCTCGCCACCGGCGCCAACGCGCTGGACACGGTCAAGGCGATCGACGCCAGCATGGCCGAGCAGGAGAAGTTCTTCCCGCCCGGCATGAAGGTGCAGAAGCCGTACGACACCACGCCGTTCGTGCGCATCTCGATCGAAGAGGTGGTGCGCACCCTGATCGAGGCGGTGGTGCTGGTGTTCCTGGTGATGTACCTGTTCCTGCAGAACTTCCGCGCCACGCTGATCCCGACCATCGCCGTGCCGGTGGTGCTGCTGGGCACCTTCGGCGTGCTGGCCGTGTTCGGCTTCACCATCAACACGCTGACCCTGTTCGCGATGGTGCTGGCGATCGGCCTGCTGGTGGACGACGCCATCGTGGTGGTGGAGAACGTCGAGCGAGTGATGAACGAGGAACAGCTGCCGCCCAAGGAGGCCACGCGCAAGTCGATGGGGCAGATCACCGGCGCGCTGGTCGGCGTGGCCCTGGTGCTGGCCGCGGTGTTCGTGCCGATGGCGTTCTTCGGCGGTTCCACCGGGGTGATCTACCGGCAGTTCTCGATCACCATCGTCGCGGCGATGACGCTGTCGGTGCTGGTGGCGATGGTGCTGACCCCGGCGCTGTGCGCCACCTTGCTCAAGCCGGCCAAGCAGCACGGCATGGCCACCACCGGTTTCTTCGGCTGGTTCAACCGCGTGTTCGACCGCGGCAACGGCCGCTACCAGGGCATCGTGCGGCACATGCTGGGCAAGGGCTGGCGCTACATGATCGCCTATGCGGTGCTGCTGGCGCTGGTGGTGGTCGGCTTCATGAAGCTGCCGGTCGGGTTCCTGCCCGACGAGGACCAGGGCACGCTGTTCGCCCTGGTGCAGTTGCCGCCGGGCGCCACCGCGGCGCGCACCGACGCGGTGATCCGCCAGGTCGAGCAGCATTTCCTGGTCGAGCAGAAGGATTCGGTCGCCGGCATCTTCGCCGTGTCCGGCTTCAGCTTCGCCGGCAGCGGGCAGAACGTGGGCTTCGCCTTCGTCAAGCTGCGGCCGTGGGACGAACGCACCGGCAAGGGCCAGAGCGTGACCGAGGTGGCGGCCAAGGCCGGCAAGTTCTTCGCCGGCATCCGCGACGCCAAGGTGTTCGCGTTCGCGCCGCCGGCGGTGTCGGAACTGGGCAACGCCACCGGCTTCGACCTGATGCTGCAGGACCGCGCCAACCTCGGCCACGCCGCGCTGATGCAGGCGCGCAACCAGTTGCTGGCCGAGCTGTCGCAGGACAAGCGGCTGGTCGCGGTGCGCCCGAACGGGCAGGAGGACACGCCCGAGTTCAAGCTGGACATCGATCCGCACAAGGCGGAGACGCTGGGCCTGTCGATCTCCGACATCAACAGCACGTTCTCCAGCGCCTGGGGCAGCACCTACGTCAACGACTTCATCGACAAGGGCCGGGTCAAGAAGGTGATGCTGCAGGCCGATGCGCCGTACCGCATGCTGCCGGAGGACATCGACCGCTGGTACGTGCGCAACAGCGCCGGCACCATGGTCGCGTTCAATTCCTTCGCCAACGCCAGCTGGAGCATGGGTTCGCCGCGGCTGGAGCGCTACAACAGCGTGCCGTCGGTGGAGATCCTGGGCATGGCGATGCCGGGCGCGGCGTCCAGCGGCGAAGCCCTGGCCATCGTCGAGGCCGCGGCGGCCAAGCTGCCGCCGGGCATCGGCTACGAGTGGACCGGCCTGTCGCGGCAGGAGAAGGCGTCCAGCGGCCAGACCGGCCTGCTGTACGGCCTGTCGATCCTGATCGTGTTCCTGTGCCTGGCCGCGCTGTACGAAAGCTGGGCGATCCCGTTCGCGGTGATCCTGGTGGTGCCGCTGGGCGTGCTCGGCGCGCTGCTCGGCGCGGTGCTGACCTGGAAGATGAACGACGTGTACTTCCAGGTGGGCCTGCTGACCACGATCGGCCTGGCGTCGAAGAACGCGATCCTGATCGTGGAATTCGCCCGCGAACTGCACGAGAGCGGCAAGAGCCTGGTGGAGTCGGCGCTGGAAGCGGCGCGGATGCGCCTGCGGCCGATCCTGATGACCTCGCTGGCGTTCATCCTCGGCGTGGTGCCGCTGGTCTTGGGCAGCGGCGCCGGCGCCGGCGCGCAGCATGCGCTGGGCACCGCGGTGATCGGCGGCATGCTGTCGGGCACGGTCCTGGCGATCTTCTTCGTGCCGCTGTTCTTCGTGCTGGTGTGCGGCCTGTTCAAGCGCCGCGCCGGCACGCCCGACGACCCGTCCGCCGCGCGCGTCGCGGAAGGAGCCTGA
- a CDS encoding MarR family winged helix-turn-helix transcriptional regulator encodes MDDTAPCRCTCFLLRRAARRTSQVYDRELGAVGLSLNEYSILRRAGTAQQLGALAERLGMDRSTLSRNLKPMQAAGWIEQRRGDDARQKLVVVSAAGRRLLKRALPHWERAQARIDALAGDAAIGALHRQLRQLERALRTDREDAAA; translated from the coding sequence ATGGACGACACCGCTCCCTGCCGCTGCACCTGTTTCCTGCTGCGCCGCGCCGCGCGCCGCACCTCGCAGGTCTACGACCGCGAACTGGGCGCCGTGGGGCTGAGCCTGAACGAGTATTCGATCCTGCGCCGCGCCGGCACCGCGCAACAGCTCGGGGCACTGGCCGAGCGCCTGGGCATGGACCGCAGCACGCTGTCGCGCAATCTCAAGCCGATGCAGGCGGCCGGCTGGATCGAGCAACGCCGCGGCGACGATGCGCGGCAGAAGCTGGTGGTGGTCAGCGCCGCCGGCCGGCGCCTGCTCAAGCGTGCGCTGCCGCACTGGGAGCGCGCGCAGGCGCGGATCGACGCGCTGGCCGGCGATGCCGCCATCGGCGCCCTGCACCGCCAGCTGCGGCAGCTGGAACGCGCGCTGCGCACCGATCGCGAGGACGCCGCGGCATGA